A genome region from Actinobacillus arthritidis includes the following:
- the ruvB gene encoding Holliday junction branch migration DNA helicase RuvB codes for MIEADRIISASPKREEEVIDRAIRPKLLADYVGQPSVREQMEIFIKAAKLRDEALDHLLIFGPPGLGKTTLANIVANEMGVNIRTTSGPVLEKAGDLAAMLTNLEPYDVLFIDEIHRLSPAIEEVLYPAMEDYQLDIMIGEGPAARSIKLDLPPFTLVGATTRAGSLTSPLRDRFGIVQRLEFYSVDDLTSIVKRSADCLNLNLSPDGAYEVARRSRGTPRIANRLLRRVRDYADVRNNGVITSDIAKQALAMLDVDSEGFDFMDIKLLQAIVERFDGGPVGLDNLAATIGEERDTIEDVLEPYLIQQGFLQRTPRGRIATSRTYAHLGIAKLD; via the coding sequence ATGATTGAAGCAGATAGAATAATTAGTGCCTCGCCGAAGCGTGAGGAAGAAGTCATCGATCGTGCGATTCGTCCTAAATTATTAGCGGATTATGTCGGTCAGCCGTCTGTACGAGAGCAGATGGAGATCTTTATTAAAGCGGCAAAATTGCGTGATGAGGCGTTAGATCACTTATTAATTTTTGGTCCACCGGGATTGGGTAAAACCACCTTAGCCAATATTGTTGCTAACGAAATGGGGGTGAATATTCGTACCACTTCTGGGCCGGTACTGGAGAAAGCAGGCGATCTAGCGGCAATGCTAACCAATTTAGAGCCTTATGACGTATTATTTATTGATGAGATCCACCGCTTATCACCGGCAATTGAAGAAGTGCTTTATCCGGCGATGGAAGATTATCAGCTGGATATTATGATCGGCGAAGGGCCGGCGGCACGTTCAATTAAACTGGATTTACCGCCGTTTACCTTAGTAGGAGCAACCACCCGTGCCGGTTCACTGACTTCTCCGTTACGTGACCGTTTTGGCATTGTACAGCGTTTAGAGTTTTACTCGGTGGATGATTTAACCTCGATCGTAAAACGTAGTGCTGATTGCTTAAACTTAAATTTATCGCCGGATGGTGCTTATGAAGTAGCTCGCCGCTCACGTGGCACACCTCGAATTGCCAACCGTTTATTACGCCGTGTGCGAGATTATGCCGATGTACGTAATAATGGTGTGATTACTTCCGACATTGCCAAACAGGCGTTGGCGATGCTTGATGTGGATTCAGAAGGCTTTGACTTTATGGATATCAAGTTGTTGCAAGCGATTGTCGAGCGTTTTGATGGAGGCCCGGTCGGCTTAGATAACTTAGCCGCGACAATCGGTGAAGAACGAGATACGATTGAAGACGTACTTGAACCTTATTTGATTCAGCAGGGCTTTTTGCAACGAACACCACGAGGGCGTATTGCCACCAGCCGAACTTATGCGCATTTAGGTATCGCGAAATTAGATTAA
- the ruvA gene encoding Holliday junction branch migration protein RuvA — protein sequence MIGRLHGKIIEKQPPEMVIDIQGVGYEVLLPMTSFYSLPQVGEETTIFTHLVVREDAHLLFGFAQKQDRTLFRELIKTNGVGPKLALAILSAMSVSQFANAVENEELAKLTKIPGIGRKTAERLLVELKGKFKGVAQSDFFEEHSVETIVATHSHDPADEARDALVALGYKLADAEKMIKKVNKAGATSEQLIREALKASL from the coding sequence AATTATTGAAAAACAACCGCCTGAAATGGTAATTGATATTCAAGGTGTCGGATATGAAGTGCTATTGCCGATGACGAGCTTTTACAGCTTGCCGCAAGTCGGTGAAGAAACCACTATTTTTACGCATTTAGTGGTACGTGAAGATGCACATTTATTATTTGGTTTTGCACAAAAGCAAGACAGAACATTATTTCGTGAATTGATTAAAACCAACGGTGTTGGGCCTAAATTAGCCCTTGCAATTTTATCAGCGATGTCGGTTTCACAATTTGCGAATGCGGTTGAAAATGAAGAACTTGCCAAATTAACTAAAATTCCGGGCATTGGGCGTAAGACAGCCGAGCGTTTATTAGTCGAACTCAAAGGCAAATTTAAAGGTGTAGCACAAAGCGATTTCTTTGAAGAACATTCAGTTGAAACGATTGTTGCAACACATTCGCATGATCCGGCAGATGAAGCCCGTGATGCTTTAGTAGCATTAGGCTATAAACTTGCCGATGCTGAGAAAATGATTAAGAAAGTGAATAAAGCGGGTGCAACCAGCGAACAATTAATTCGTGAAGCATTGAAAGCCTCTCTTTAA